Proteins from a genomic interval of uncultured Desulfuromusa sp.:
- a CDS encoding multidrug efflux SMR transporter translates to MAYLYLAIAIVAEVIATSALKASAEFTKVVPSLIVIIGYGAAFYFLAQVLKTIPVGITYATWSGLGIVLITISGIIFYKQTPDLPAIVGMALIVAGVVVINVLSKTVGH, encoded by the coding sequence ATGGCATATTTATACCTTGCAATTGCAATCGTCGCTGAAGTCATAGCAACAAGTGCACTCAAAGCATCTGCAGAGTTTACAAAGGTTGTTCCGAGTCTTATCGTTATTATTGGGTACGGAGCGGCCTTTTACTTTTTGGCACAGGTCTTAAAAACGATCCCTGTTGGTATTACATATGCGACCTGGTCAGGGTTGGGTATCGTTTTAATCACCATTTCGGGTATAATTTTCTACAAACAAACACCGGATCTTCCCGCAATTGTTGGAATGGCGTTAATCGTAGCCGGAGTGGTCGTCATAAATGTCTTATCTAAAACTGTGGGACATTAA
- a CDS encoding DUF2892 domain-containing protein, with the protein MTVNRYLRLIAGLVIVLSVVLSKVHSPYWIYFTAFVGLNLFQSAFTNWCPMMTILHKMGVKEG; encoded by the coding sequence ATGACTGTGAACCGTTACCTGCGTTTAATTGCCGGGCTTGTGATTGTCCTCAGCGTTGTGCTCTCTAAAGTTCATTCACCTTACTGGATTTATTTTACCGCTTTTGTCGGCCTGAACCTGTTTCAAAGTGCCTTCACCAACTGGTGCCCGATGATGACAATTCTACATAAAATGGGCGTCAAAGAAGGATAA
- a CDS encoding DUF3124 domain-containing protein, whose translation MKKRVLLLILSILFSFSVFSSADEIELSSGQTVYVAIYSNVFTGPKERPFDLAAMLSIRNTDIHNSMTILSAEYFDNNGKSLKEYIQKPLSLAPLTSHHLSIKENDQAGGFGANFIVRWKAAKKINSPVIEGVMIGAKSGQGISFVTQGKVIAENTK comes from the coding sequence ATGAAAAAACGGGTTCTATTGTTAATTCTCAGCATCCTATTTTCTTTTTCAGTTTTTTCATCTGCTGATGAAATTGAATTATCATCCGGTCAAACAGTCTACGTTGCTATTTATTCAAATGTTTTTACCGGCCCCAAAGAAAGGCCTTTTGATCTCGCCGCAATGCTCAGTATCAGAAACACGGACATCCACAATTCAATGACAATCCTCTCCGCAGAATATTTTGACAATAACGGAAAATCCCTGAAAGAATATATCCAAAAACCGTTGTCCCTGGCTCCTCTCACATCACACCATCTGTCAATAAAAGAGAATGATCAGGCAGGGGGTTTTGGAGCAAATTTCATCGTCAGATGGAAAGCAGCCAAAAAAATCAACTCCCCGGTTATAGAAGGGGTCATGATCGGAGCGAAATCAGGTCAGGGTATTTCCTTCGTCACTCAAGGCAAGGTGATAGCAGAAAACACCAAATGA